Proteins encoded within one genomic window of Neoarius graeffei isolate fNeoGra1 chromosome 18, fNeoGra1.pri, whole genome shotgun sequence:
- the LOC132866584 gene encoding SLIT and NTRK-like protein 1 has protein sequence MLLWIVLLKAALCAALGNGTSDVCKEEICSCSVIEGDLHIDCEKRGFSNLQHLTGPSSQFYHLLLHGNSLSRLFPNEFANFYNAVSLHLENNGLHDIVPGAFLGLQLVKRLHINNNKVRSFKKNTFLGLDDLEYLQADFNLLRDIDPAVFRDLSKLEVLILNDNLISALPTNIFQHVPITHLDLRGNRIKTLPYEGILEQIPGIVEILLEDNPWDCNCDLLSLKQWLENIPQRALVGRVVCEAPARLQGNELNETAEFELCPSKDGADSSLAAPPTQDETSDLDSPASPTSTTSKMAAVTEKSAQNKGRPKARENWQLKTPTAIASGTSDVMCPQMCTCNPIGASQALGVNCEGKNLESVHNLRPKPLGAHELNLRDNNIHAVKKNQFRSYTNLNLLDLGGNNIKTIENGTFQNLSELRWLYIDKNYLDTVMVDMFVGLQNLEYLSLEYNDIQLIIAGAFSPMPNLRVLFLNNNLLKSLPADAFLGVSLSKISLHNNYFTHLPLSGILDQLSSIIQIDLHGNPWDCTCNIVPLKHWAEKMAPDVIVSDLKCESPEEFWKQDFRHIRIDLICPEIYNQALPTLLSKNGTVGMDSDTGMHPGSYPEPSRVSISVLVPGLLLVFVTSAFTVVGMLVFVLRHRKRSKRRDGNSSASEINSLQTVCDSSYWHGAAYHADHRSYDCGAHSLSDK, from the coding sequence atgcttctgtgGATTGTGTTGCTGAAGGCAGCTCTTTGTGCAGCTCTTGGGAATGGTACGAGTGATGTGTGTAAGGAGGAGATCTGCTCATGCAGTGTGATAGAGGGCGATTTGCACATTGACTGCGAAAAGCGTGGTTTCAGCAATCTGCAGCACTTGACTGGTCCAAGCTCGCAGTTTTATCACTTGCTGCTACATGGGAATTCTCTATCCAGACTGTTTCCCAATGAGTTCGCCAACTTCTATAATGCAGTCAGCTTGCATTTGGAGAACAACGGCTTACATGACATCGTGCCTGGCGCCttcctcggcctgcaactggtcaAGCGTCTGCATATAAACAACAACAAGGTCCGGTCATTTAAAAAGAACACTTTTCTTGGTTTGGATGACTTGGAGTATCTCCAAGCTGATTTTAACCTTCTAAGAGACATTGATCCTGCTGTTTTCAGGGACTTGAGCAAATTAGAGGTCTTAATTCTGAATGATAATCTAATTAGTGCACTTCCCACCAACATTTTCCAGCACGTTCCCATAACACATCTTGACTTGCGTGGGAACCGGATAAAGACGTTGCCTTATGAAGGGATCTTGGAACAAATTCCAGGCATTGTGGAAATTTTATTAGAGGACAATCCATGGGACTGCAACTGTGACCTTCTTTCCTTAAAGCAGTGGCTTGAAAACATCCCACAGCGGGCACTTGTTGGCCGGGTTGTTTGCGAAGCGCCTGCCCGTCTCCAGGGCAACGAACTCAATGAGACAGCCGAGTTTGAGCTCTGCCCTTCCAAAGATGGTGCTGATTCAAGTTTGGCCGCACCTCCAACTCAGGATGAGACCTCAGATCTGGATTCTCCTGCTTCTCCCACATCCACAAcctccaagatggctgccgtGACAGAGAAAAGTGCTCAGAACAAGGGCCGTCCCAAAGCAAGGGAAAACTGGCAGCTAAAAACCCCAACAGCAATAGCATCAGGCACAAGTGATGTTATGTGTCCCCAAATGTGCACATGCAATCCAATTGGTGCGAGTCAAGCACTTGGGGTAAACTGCGAAGGTAAAAATTTGGAGAGCGTGCATAATCTGAGACCCAAGCCTCTCGGTGCACATGAGCTAAATCTACGTGATAACAATATCCATGCGGTAAAAAAGAACCAGTTTAGGAGTTACACAAATCTGAACCTGCTTGATTTAGGTGGGAACAACATAAAAACAATTGAGAATGGCACTTTTCAAAACTTGAGTGAGTTAAGGTGGCTTTACATTGACAAGAACTATCTGGATACTGTCATGGTGGATATGTTTGTGGGACTCCAAAACCTGGAATATCTCAGTTTGGAATATAATGACATCCAGCTCATCATAGCAGGAGCCTTTAGCCCGATGCCTAACCTGCGGGTGCTATTCCTAAACAACAATCTGTTAAAGTCACTGCCTGCAGATGCTTTTCTGGGTGTCTCCTTGTCTAAAATAAGCCTGCATAACAATTATTTTACCCATCTTCCCTTAAGTGGCATCCTTGATCAGCTCAGTTCAATTATCCAAATCGATTTGCATGGGAACCCATGGGATTGCACATGCAACATAGTGCCACTGAAACATTGGGCAGAAAAAATGGCACCTGACGTCATTGTGAGTGACCTAAAATGTGAGTCACCAGAGGAGTTCTGGAAGCAAGATTTCCGTCATATCCGGATAGACCTAATATGCCCGGAAATTTACAACCAGGCTTTGCCAACTTTGTTGTCCAAAAATGGCACTGTTGGCATGGATTCTGACACAGGGATGCATCCCGGATCATACCCCGAGCCTAGCCGAGTCTCAATTTCAGTCCTCGTACCCGGATTGCTGCTTGTGTTTGTTACTTCTGCTTTCACTGTTGTCGGGATGCTTGTTTTCGTCCTGCGCCACCGGAAAAGGTCCAAACGGAGAGATGGGAACTCCTCTGCATCTGAGATCAACTCTTTGCAGACAGTTTGTGACTCATCTTATTGGCATGGCGCTGCTTATCATGCTGATCACAGGAGCTACGACTGCGGCGCTCACTCGCTCTCTGATAAATAA